A region from the Candidatus Limnocylindrales bacterium genome encodes:
- a CDS encoding STAS domain-containing protein: MGPILLVTIQVEMHDELAQTLQDNLTDKIMQTGAKGVLIDISALEIVDSFIGRMITNTAAMTHILDARTVLVGMQPAVAITLVELGLSLAGVQTALNVEKGMALLRAHFASESVHGDPEE, from the coding sequence CATCCTCCTGGTCACCATACAGGTGGAGATGCACGACGAGCTCGCGCAGACGCTGCAGGACAATCTTACGGACAAGATCATGCAAACGGGCGCCAAGGGCGTCCTCATCGACATCTCCGCGCTCGAGATCGTCGACTCCTTCATCGGCCGCATGATCACGAACACCGCCGCCATGACGCACATCCTGGATGCGAGGACGGTGCTGGTCGGCATGCAGCCAGCCGTGGCGATCACGCTGGTGGAGCTGGGTCTGTCGCTGGCCGGGGTGCAGACGGCGCTCAACGTCGAGAAGGGAATGGCCCTGCTTCGCGCGCACTTCGCGTCCGAGAGCGTCCATGG